One genomic window of Gammaproteobacteria bacterium includes the following:
- a CDS encoding ferredoxin family protein, translating to MTFVITEDCIKCKYTDCVEVCPVDCFHEGPNFLVIDPDECIDCTLCEPECPVDAILSEDDLPEDQRHYLELNAELSQDWPVITVKKDAPPDAKEWEGKPDKLKLLER from the coding sequence ATGACCTTTGTCATTACCGAAGACTGTATCAAATGCAAGTACACCGATTGCGTGGAGGTGTGCCCGGTCGACTGTTTTCACGAAGGGCCCAATTTTCTGGTAATCGATCCGGATGAATGCATCGACTGTACCCTGTGCGAGCCCGAATGTCCGGTGGACGCCATTCTGTCGGAAGACGATCTGCCGGAGGATCAGCGACATTATCTCGAACTCAATGCGGAGCTGTCGCAGGACTGGCCGGTCATTACCGTCAAAAAAGATGCCCCGCCCGACGCCAAGGAGTGGGAAGGCAAACCGGATAAACTGAAGCTGCTCGAACGCTAA